In the genome of Drosophila pseudoobscura strain MV-25-SWS-2005 chromosome 3, UCI_Dpse_MV25, whole genome shotgun sequence, one region contains:
- the LOC4805447 gene encoding testis-expressed protein 9, whose product MAELLSREKELFKMNQELNLLTLTPAGMADVIYPAQGPSGLTAGLTRTRNGTFHRQKGPSTLLKKKCAQTKLAPKAMGAGSVSPSARNSPPPPAPASTLPSSSKTSDWKKGKSTGTPSPTTARFDSKFSTFTRGQSSKTATIVKYRNPNFSDSTSLDMILLDNVSVQSDTMDMEVPKRRESTTVVNGQAKKQLTQDNFIKFLKAKVAILEEDHAQHASELDRQKEKLDQALEGMRKSESQRDQSLHSNKHLSEQVQRAEQQCEEANRRLKERQQEFTSQQRELEQLKRENKVLKQGNMNLENRLTRTQEEAESARQALNKIREEQRDELDSHRNELKTKESRIKALKRQRGDLLNAYKKQLYMIDNLKRQTSCMEQSVAIGCGEKEFNKVLEWNAQT is encoded by the exons ATGGCCGAGTTATTGTCACGCGAAAAGGAACTTTTCAAGATGAACCAGGAGCTCAACTTGTTGACCCTGACCCCGGCCGGGATGGCCGACGTCATTTACCCGGCGCAGGGACCGTCAGGCCTCACAGCTGGGCTGACCAGGACGCGAAATGGTACCTTCCACCGGCAGAAGGGGCCGAGTACGCTGCTGAAGAAGAAGTGTGCCCAGACAAAGCTGGCGCCAAAGGCAATGGGAGCGGGATCTGTCTCGCCATCAGCCAGGAACTCGCCACCGCCTCCGGCACCCGCGTCCACTCTGCCGAGCAGTTCGAAGACGTCGGACTGGAAGAAGGGTAAGTCCACGGGGACTCCCTCGCCCACGACGGCCCGCTTCGACAGCAAGTTCAGTACGTTCACGCGGGGCCAGAGCAGCAAGACGGCGACGATCGTGAAGTACCGGAACCCCAACTTCAGTGATAGCACCTCGCTGGACATGATACTGCTCGACAACGTGAGCGTACAGTCGGACACAATGGATATGGAGGTCCCCAAGAGACGGGAGAGCACCACTGTGGTCAATGGCCAGGCCAAGAAGCAGCTGACCCAGGATAACTTTATCAA ATTCCTGAAGGCAAAGGTAGCCATACTCGAGGAGGATCATGCCCAGCATGCAAGTGAACTGGACCGCCAGAAGGAGAAGCTAGACCAGGCCCTGGAGGGGATGCGCAAGTCCGAGAGTCAGCGGGATCAGAGCCTGCACTCCAACAAGCACCTGTCGGAGCAGGTGCAGCGGGCCGAGCAGCAGTGCGAAGAGGCCAACAGGCGCCTGAAGGAGCGCCAGCAGGAGTTCACCAGCCAGCAGCGGGAGCTGGAGCAACTCAAGCGCGAAAACAAGGTGCTGAAGCAGGGCAACATGAATCTAGAGAACCGTCTGACACGCACCCAGGAGGAAGCCGAGTCCGCCCGCCAGGCCCTCAATAAGATACGCGAGGAGCAACGCGACGAATTGGACTCGCACCGCAATGAACTAAAGACAAAGGAAAGCCGCATCAAGGCTCTGAAACGGCAGCGAGGCGACCTCTTGAATGCCTACAAGAAGCAGCTTTACATGATCGACAACCTGAAGCGGCAGACCAGCTGCATGGAGCAGTCGGTGGCCATTGGCTGCGGGGAGAAAGAGTTCAACAAGGTGTTGGAGTGGAACGCCCAGACGTAG
- the SIFa gene encoding neuropeptide SIFamide, which yields MALRFTLTLLLVTILATAILLSSSEAAYRKPPFNGSIFGKRNGLDYDNAKMSAVCEVAMEACPMWFPQNDSK from the exons ATGGCTCTCCGATTCACACTcactctgctgctggtgacCATCCTGGCGACAGCCATTCTGCTAAGCTCCAGCGAGGCGGCCTACAGGAAGCCACCCTTCAATGGCAGCATTTTTGGCAAGCGCAACGGCTTGG ACTATGACAATGCCAAGATGAGTGCCGTATGCGAGGTGGCCATGGAGGCGTGTCCCATGTGGTTTCCACAGAACGATAGCAAATAG
- the Start1 gene encoding steroidogenic acute regulatory protein-like: MPQSDSVDARNAAQFILSNARQGNNAYHMQYDMSRAHSINLITEDFLAGYMQDGRMSVVRRFFCLFVTFDLVFVSLLWLICIVIDGDNIFQAFHKQIVEYTIYTSLFDVVAIALCRFIVLIFFYAMMYINHWSIIALSTSCSCLFLISKVFVFNWLQAKQQVFEVILIITSFILAWGEAWFLDCRVIPQERHAQHYFRSHISNDRTPLVQPSILIENERPPQSVTDFYSPLDTARHSDEEDEEDEEYHQMALDCLRKAYQIIESSDWKVEKVTHKGDTIHSMQREKTGKIYKLTARIKYPAKALMETLFYRIEDCPKWNPALLESKIVRKINSYTDITYQVSTGGGGGMVKSRDFVNLRSCRLFYNGQICDDDDVAKLSSDDDDDDNSTLNRSCEGSVSTISDGDSQTPLPGSVSSCRAKFPNASVGPSTPFNTLGNSLGAKSLGPVVNFDEDPPPLDEDEFSDAKEKLDGEADKETVTKPSSVGKTTDKVWMSAAISVQYAAVPPTSKYTRGENIVTGFAFREIVGKSDSCIVEWVLCLDLKGYIPRYVLDAALTSSMTDYITNLRKHVNELRQRGRGRVPRIN; encoded by the exons ATGCCTCAAAGTGATTCAGTGGATGCCCGAAACGCTGCTCAGTTCATTTTGTCGAATGCGCGACAGGGGAATAATGCCTATCACATGCAATATGATATGT CGCGAGCACATTCTATCAACTTGATAACCGAGGACTTTCTTGCCGGTTACATGCAAGATGGACGAATGTCTGTGGTGCGACGCTTCTTCTGCCTCTTCGTTACATTCGACCTGGTGTTTGTGTCACTGCTGTGGCTCATTTGCATAGTG ATTGATGGCGATAATATATTCCAGGCGTTCCACAAGCAAATTGTGGAGTACACAATCTATACTTCGCTTTTCGATGTGGTTGCCATAGCGCTCTGTCGATTCATAGTCCTAATCTTTTTCTATGCCATGATGTACATCAATCATTGGTCCATTATAGCA CTTTCAACGAGTTGTTCGTGCTTGTTCCTCATCTCcaaggtttttgttttcaat TGGCTGCAAGCCAAGCAACAAGTTTTCGAAGTCATCCTCATAATCACATCATTTATACTGGCCTGGGGCGAAGCCTGGTTCCTTGACTGTCGGGTCATACCGCAGGAACGACATGCCCAGCACTATTTTAGGT CCCATATTTCGAATGATCGTACACCTTTGGTACAGCCGTCAATCTTGATTGAAAATGAGCGACCGCCACAGAGTGTGACTGATTTTTATTCACCGCTGGACACCGCTCGCCACTCTGACGAGGAAGATGAAGAG GATGAGGAGTATCACCAAATGGCCTTGGATTGCCTGCGCAAAGCCTATCAGATCATTGAGTCCAGTGACTGGAAGGTGGAGAAAGTAACCCACAAGGGCGACACCATTCACAGCATGCAGCGGGAAAAGACAGGAAAAATATACAAACTGACG gCCCGCATCAAATATCCCGCCAAGGCTCTCATGGAAACTCTATTCTACCGCATTGAGGACTGTCCAAAATGGAATCCGGCCCTACTAGAATCCAAAATAGTGCGC AAAATAAATTCTTACACGGACATTACATACCAGGTGTCCACCGGAGGTGGTGGTGGGATGGTAAAGAGTCGCGACTTTGTCAACTTGCGGTCGTGTCGTCTGTTTTACAATGGCCAAATCTGCGACGACGATGATGTGGCAAAGTTGAGCagcgacgatgacgatgacgacaacAGCACCCTGAACCGCTCCTGCGAGGGCAGTGTCAGCACCATATCTGATGGCGACTCACAAACGCCCCTGCCCGGCAGTGTATCCAGTTGTCGGGCAAAGTTTCCCAACGCATCTGTAGGTCCCTCAACGCCCTTCAATACACTGGGCAACAGTCTGGGCGCAAAGAGTTTGGGGCCAGTTGTAAATTTTGATGAAGACCCACCGCCGTTGGACGAAGATGAGTTTTCAGATGCCAAAGAAAAATTGGATGGCGAGGCAGATAAAGAGACCGTGACAAAGCCCAGCAGCGTTGGCAAGACCACGGATAAGGTTTGGATGAGCGCAGCGATTAGTGTGCAATACGCTGCCGTTCCGCCCACATCCAAATACACAAG GGGCGAGAATATTGTCACCGGGTTTGCATTTCGGGAAATCGTTGGAAAATCGGACAGCTGCATCGTGGAATGGGTCCTGTGCCTGGACCTAAAGGGGTACATCCCTCGCTACGTTCTGGATGCA GCACTCACCTCCTCCATGACTGACTACATAACGAATCTGCGCAAGCATGTAAACGAGCTGCGACAGCGGGGTCGTGGACGAGTGCCGCGGATAAACTAG
- the LOC4805449 gene encoding peptidylprolyl isomerase domain and WD repeat-containing protein 1 isoform X1 codes for MSETNSKEDLKRSAPAEEDEQNAEPAGENDADGEDSTWIGPMPSEQSAVPAKKKKVLPYEHIFLENLPNAESYERSYMHRDVISHLVCTKTDFVVTASLDGHIKFWKKGELGIEFVKHFRSHLVPIKSLSANASGTLLCSAATDQTAKVFDVVNFDMINIIRLGYTPQCTEWISAPGDAVQGLAITDAESNFIHIYDGQSGGQVLHTLEKMHAAPVVAMCFNVAMETVISVDRKGILEYWQTPKYDYRFPQRLVNFDSKLDTSLFEFAKQKTQVTGIAASPDGKRFAAISTDRKVRVFQFNTGKMIRVFDEALSTYTQLQQTPHALPNMEFGRRMAAERDLEKTAQNTTLNILFDSTGNFLLYPTMLGIKVINVVTNRCVTILGKTDNIRPLQVALFQGRVKRQKAAITLEQEASENPALHNYFNDPTAFCTGYKKNRFYLYSRRLPSDLQDVDRDIFNEKPSKEDIIAVPEATDEVVQRIYENVVLHTTKGDVHIKLFFKEVPKTIENFCVHAKNGYYNGHIFHRVIKGFMVQTGDPTGTGTGGKSIWGHDFKDEFVPSLKHDRPYTVSMANAGPNTNGSQFFITVLPTPWLDNKHTVFGRVYRGMEVVLNICNTKANPKTDKPYDDIKIISIHLSN; via the exons ATGAGTGAAACAAACTCTAAGGAGGATCTGAAACGGAGCGCCCCAGCGGAGGAAGATGAACAAAATGCTGAACCTGCAGGAGAAAACGATGCCGATGGTGAAGATTCAACCTGGATTGGGCCAATGCCTTCGGAACAAAGTGCTGTGCCCGCCAAGAAAAAGAAGG TGCTGCCGTATGAACACATCTTCCTGGAGAACCTGCCAAACGCCGAGAGCTATGAACGGAGTTACATGCATAGAGACGTGATTTCGCATTTGGTGTGCACGAAAACGGATTTTGTGGTTACCGCCAGCTTGGATGGGCACATCAAGTTCTGGAAGAAAGGAGAGCTGGGCATTGAGTTCGTCAAGCACTTTAGAAGTCATTTGG TTCCAATCAAGTCGTTGTCTGCAAATGCCAGTGGCACATTGCTCTGCTCGGCGGCGACCGATCAAACAGCCAAGGTCTTTGATGTGGTGAACTTTGACATGATAAATATAATCCGCCTAGGCTACACTCCCCAATGTACCGAGTGGATAAGCGCTCCAGGAGATGCCGTCCAAGGACTGGCCAT CACGGATGCGGAAAGCAACTTTATACACATTTACGATGGACAGAGCGGGGGTCAAGTTCTGCACACCTTGGAGAAGATGCACGCGGCCCCTGTGGTCGCCATGTGCTTTAATGTGGCCATGGAGACGGTTATATCGGTTGATCGTAAAGGTATATTGGAGTACTGGCAAACCCCAAAGTATGATTACAGATTTCCCCAGCGCCTGGTGAATTTCGACTCCAAACTGGACACAAGCCTCTTTGAGTTTGCCAAACAGAAGACCCAAGTAACTGGAATAGCAGCTTCGCCGGACGGCAAGCGTTTCGCCGCCATTTCCACTGATCGCAAGGTTCGCGTATTTCAGTTTAATACAGGAAAGATGATAAGAGTATTTGACGAAGCGCTCTCCACGTATACGCAACTACAGCAGACGCCGCACGCATTGCCGAATATGGAGTTTGGTAGAAG AATGGCCGCCGAACGCGATCTGGAGAAGACGGCGCAAAATACAACACTTAACATTCTTTTCGATAGCACTGGCAACTTTTTGCTCTATCCAACCATGCTGGGCATAAAAGTGATCAATGTGGTAACAAATCGGTGCGTAACCATTCTGGGCAAGACGGACAACATACGGCCCCTGCAGGTGGCCTTGTTCCAAGGCAGGGTGAAGAGGCAGAAGGCCGCAATAACGCTCGAACAAGAGGCGAGCGAAAACCCAGCGTTGCACAACTATTTTAATGATCCAACAGCTTTTTGCACAGGTTACAA GAAAAACCGCTTTTACTTGTACAGTCGAAGGTTGCCCTCGGATCTGCAGGATGTTGACCGTGATATATTCAATGAGAAGCCATCGAAAGAAGACATTATTGCAGTGCCCGAGGCCACAG ACGAAG TCGTGCAACGTATATATGAGAACGTGGTGCTACACACCACCAAAGGAGACGTACATATAAAGCTATTCTTTAAAGAAGTACCGAAGACAATCGAGAATTTCTGTGTTCATGCGAAAAATGG GTATTACAACGGGCATATATTCCATCGTGTTATCAAGGGATTCATGGTCCAAACGGGTGATCCCACGGGAACTGGAACTGGCGGTAAGTCAATCTGGGGTCACGATTTCAAGGATGAGTTCGTACCTAGTCTGAAGCATGATCGTCCGTATACGGTTAGTATGGCAAACGCTGGCCCCAATACAAATGGTAGCCAATTCTTTATAACAGTTCTGCCTACT CCTTGGCTGGACAATAAGCATACTGTTTTTGGTCGGGTGTACCGAGGCATGGAAGTCGTTCTTAATATTTGCAACACAAAAGCGAATCCCAAAACGGACAAACCCTACGATGATATCAAAATAATATCAATACATTTAAGTAATTAg
- the LOC4805449 gene encoding peptidylprolyl isomerase domain and WD repeat-containing protein 1 isoform X2 yields the protein MSETNSKEDLKRSAPAEEDEQNAEPAGENDADGEDSTWIGPMPSEQSAVPAKKKKVLPYEHIFLENLPNAESYERSYMHRDVISHLVCTKTDFVVTASLDGHIKFWKKGELGIEFVKHFRSHLVPIKSLSANASGTLLCSAATDQTAKVFDVVNFDMINIIRLGYTPQCTEWISAPGDAVQGLAITDAESNFIHIYDGQSGGQVLHTLEKMHAAPVVAMCFNVAMETVISVDRKGILEYWQTPKYDYRFPQRLVNFDSKLDTSLFEFAKQKTQVTGIAASPDGKRFAAISTDRKVRVFQFNTGKMIRVFDEALSTYTQLQQTPHALPNMEFGRRMAAERDLEKTAQNTTLNILFDSTGNFLLYPTMLGIKVINVVTNRCVTILGKTDNIRPLQVALFQGRVKRQKAAITLEQEASENPALHNYFNDPTAFCTGYKKNRFYLYSRRLPSDLQDVDRDIFNEKPSKEDIIAVPEATVVQRIYENVVLHTTKGDVHIKLFFKEVPKTIENFCVHAKNGYYNGHIFHRVIKGFMVQTGDPTGTGTGGKSIWGHDFKDEFVPSLKHDRPYTVSMANAGPNTNGSQFFITVLPTPWLDNKHTVFGRVYRGMEVVLNICNTKANPKTDKPYDDIKIISIHLSN from the exons ATGAGTGAAACAAACTCTAAGGAGGATCTGAAACGGAGCGCCCCAGCGGAGGAAGATGAACAAAATGCTGAACCTGCAGGAGAAAACGATGCCGATGGTGAAGATTCAACCTGGATTGGGCCAATGCCTTCGGAACAAAGTGCTGTGCCCGCCAAGAAAAAGAAGG TGCTGCCGTATGAACACATCTTCCTGGAGAACCTGCCAAACGCCGAGAGCTATGAACGGAGTTACATGCATAGAGACGTGATTTCGCATTTGGTGTGCACGAAAACGGATTTTGTGGTTACCGCCAGCTTGGATGGGCACATCAAGTTCTGGAAGAAAGGAGAGCTGGGCATTGAGTTCGTCAAGCACTTTAGAAGTCATTTGG TTCCAATCAAGTCGTTGTCTGCAAATGCCAGTGGCACATTGCTCTGCTCGGCGGCGACCGATCAAACAGCCAAGGTCTTTGATGTGGTGAACTTTGACATGATAAATATAATCCGCCTAGGCTACACTCCCCAATGTACCGAGTGGATAAGCGCTCCAGGAGATGCCGTCCAAGGACTGGCCAT CACGGATGCGGAAAGCAACTTTATACACATTTACGATGGACAGAGCGGGGGTCAAGTTCTGCACACCTTGGAGAAGATGCACGCGGCCCCTGTGGTCGCCATGTGCTTTAATGTGGCCATGGAGACGGTTATATCGGTTGATCGTAAAGGTATATTGGAGTACTGGCAAACCCCAAAGTATGATTACAGATTTCCCCAGCGCCTGGTGAATTTCGACTCCAAACTGGACACAAGCCTCTTTGAGTTTGCCAAACAGAAGACCCAAGTAACTGGAATAGCAGCTTCGCCGGACGGCAAGCGTTTCGCCGCCATTTCCACTGATCGCAAGGTTCGCGTATTTCAGTTTAATACAGGAAAGATGATAAGAGTATTTGACGAAGCGCTCTCCACGTATACGCAACTACAGCAGACGCCGCACGCATTGCCGAATATGGAGTTTGGTAGAAG AATGGCCGCCGAACGCGATCTGGAGAAGACGGCGCAAAATACAACACTTAACATTCTTTTCGATAGCACTGGCAACTTTTTGCTCTATCCAACCATGCTGGGCATAAAAGTGATCAATGTGGTAACAAATCGGTGCGTAACCATTCTGGGCAAGACGGACAACATACGGCCCCTGCAGGTGGCCTTGTTCCAAGGCAGGGTGAAGAGGCAGAAGGCCGCAATAACGCTCGAACAAGAGGCGAGCGAAAACCCAGCGTTGCACAACTATTTTAATGATCCAACAGCTTTTTGCACAGGTTACAA GAAAAACCGCTTTTACTTGTACAGTCGAAGGTTGCCCTCGGATCTGCAGGATGTTGACCGTGATATATTCAATGAGAAGCCATCGAAAGAAGACATTATTGCAGTGCCCGAGGCCACAG TCGTGCAACGTATATATGAGAACGTGGTGCTACACACCACCAAAGGAGACGTACATATAAAGCTATTCTTTAAAGAAGTACCGAAGACAATCGAGAATTTCTGTGTTCATGCGAAAAATGG GTATTACAACGGGCATATATTCCATCGTGTTATCAAGGGATTCATGGTCCAAACGGGTGATCCCACGGGAACTGGAACTGGCGGTAAGTCAATCTGGGGTCACGATTTCAAGGATGAGTTCGTACCTAGTCTGAAGCATGATCGTCCGTATACGGTTAGTATGGCAAACGCTGGCCCCAATACAAATGGTAGCCAATTCTTTATAACAGTTCTGCCTACT CCTTGGCTGGACAATAAGCATACTGTTTTTGGTCGGGTGTACCGAGGCATGGAAGTCGTTCTTAATATTTGCAACACAAAAGCGAATCCCAAAACGGACAAACCCTACGATGATATCAAAATAATATCAATACATTTAAGTAATTAg
- the Fcp1 gene encoding RNA polymerase II subunit A C-terminal domain phosphatase, with product MEKLGQEETAHSSRIAGNSSKDGDDGGGGGGIGGGGGSANGIVVNAALSDTETRIRINKWRVREGQFVSAAQILFLYQEVGDDGKPSKAGNMTVQKYKSNRAGVVKKRLRKDGEMIVKGDAILELSECIHTTVIKDMCADCGADLRKDDNGQTSEASVPMVHTMPDLKVTQKLAQKLGHDDTRRLLADRKLVLLVDLDQTVIHTTNDTVPENIKGIYHFQLYGPQSPWYHTRLRPGTAEFLERMSQLYELHICTFGARNYAHMIAQLLDPDGKFFSHRILSRDECFNATSKTDNLKALFPNGDSMVCIIDDREDVWNMASNLIQVKPYHFFQHTGDINAPPGLSKHELDGEGVDFKDMTEKEEEKDKADVESEIKTEDPDKGDNTVSSTSKDEDGNEESVDVVEQESDAKDAEVTNTTIITESKELSDKLNGKADTEIDTLIDNSSSGTPDPQKPASDSEDIVVDDVVSENSKDSTSVPKVDGNTEIDSKASAEANETNDLVESSTSLTDKENQISVEDAATTSTSPIVKVNHDEGKLIEIEDPDDYLLYLEVILRNIHKRFYAIYDETMEIPDLKIIVPKIRCEVLRGKNLVFSGLVPTQMRLEQSRAYFIAKSLGAEVQPNISKESTHLVAVNAGTYKVNAAKKEVNIRVVNANWLWTCAERWEHVEEKLFPLDRKVRNKGRQPPAHCHSPEHVVNYSERSEISPSSSKQQEEQSGNFRETLNPLLVLSNAEIADMNKDYDTFFESDSSSDEGPVNFENPPMDKKLLKRKREDENSNRAHDFFMRTGDVMMGAPTLANFEEDDRERDDNNEDEEDDDDEIPSAKFRRGEELPSDLEIGSDSNSENNQEDEDDGEWNMMGAALEREFLGLED from the exons ATGGAGAAGCTTGGCCAGGAAGAAACTGCGCATTCCAGCCGGATTGCAGGCAATAGCAGCAAGGATGGTGATGatggaggcggcggtggcggtatcggcggcggcggcggaagCGCGAACGGCATTGTTGTAAATGCAGCACTCAGTGATACAGAGACACGCATACGAATCAATAAATGGCGCGTACGCGAAGGGCAATTCGTGTCGGCCGCACAAATCCTGTTTCTGTACCAGGAAGTTGGGGACGACGGCAAGCCTTCAAAGGCCGGCAACATGACAGtccaaaaatacaaatcaaatcgGGCCGGAGTTGTCAAAAAGCGGCTTCGTAAAGACGGCGAAATGATAGTGAAGGG GGATGCGATTCTGGAGTTGTCCGAATGCATACACACAACCGTCATCAAGGATATGTGCGCGGACTGCGGAGCCGATTTGCGAAAGGATGACAAT GGCCAAACCTCTGAGGCCTCGGTGCCGATGGTGCACACCATGCCTGACCTCAAAGTCACCCAAAAACTGGCCCAGAAGCTTGGCCATGACGACACACGCCGACTTCTTGCTGACCGCAAGTTGGTGCTTCTCGTTGATCTCGACCAGACGGTCATCCATACCACCAACGACACCGTACCGGAGAATATCAAGGGTATCTATCACTTCCAGCTATATGGCCCGCAGTCGCCTTGGTACCACACGCGACTGCGCCCTGGCACAGCCGAGTTCTTGGAGCGCATGTCCCAGCTGTACGAGCTACACATCTGCACATTCGGCGCCCGGAACTATGCACACATGATTGCTCAACTGCTCGACCCGGACGGCAAGTTCTTCTCGCACCGCATACTGTCCCGCGATGAATGCTTCAATGCCACCAGCAAGACGGACAACTTAAA GGCTTTATTTCCGAATGGTGATTCGATGGTGTGCATCATTGACGATCGAGAGGATGTCTGGAACATGGCGTCTAATTTGATCCAAGTCAAGCCTTACCATTTCTTCCAGCACACCGGCGACATCAATGCTCCGCCGGGACTGTCCAAGCACGAGTTGGATGGAGAAGGAGTCGACTTCAAAG ATATGActgaaaaagaagaagaaaaagataAGGCAGATGTGGAGAGCGAAATAAAAACTGAAGACCCCGATAAAGGCGATAATACTGTATCAAGCACAAGCAAAGATGAGGATGGAAATGAAGAATCCGTTGACGTAGTAGAGCAGGAAAGCGACGCAAAAGATGCAGAAGTGACCAACACCACAATTATCACAGAATCAAAGGAGTTGTCGGACAAGCTCAACGGGAAGGCGGATACGGAAATAGATACGCTTATAGATAATAGTTCATCTGGCACGCCTGATCCACAAAAGCCAGCCAGCGATAGCGAAGACATAGTGGTAGACGATGTGGTATCTGAAAATTCCAAGGATAGCACAAGTGTGCCTAAAGTTGATGGCAACACGGAAATTGACTCAAAGGCTTCAGCCGAAGCGAACGAAACGAATGACCTGGTGGAGTCGTCTACTAGTCTAACGGATAAGGAGAACCAAATTAGCGTAGAAGATGCGGCCACCACTTCAACAAGTCCAATCGTCAAAGTCAACCACGACGAAGGAAAACTAATTGAGATTGAGGACCCGGATGACTACTTACTCTATTTGGAGGTAATACTGCGCAATATACACAAGCGCTTTTATGCGATCTACGACGAGACCATGGAGATACCAGACTTGAAGATTATTGTGCCTAAAATTCGATGTGAAGTGCTGCGCGGAAAGAATCTTGTGTTTTCTGGCTTAGTGCCAACGCAAATGAGACTGGAGCAGTCTCGTGCCTACTTCATAGCCAAGAGCCTGGGGGCCGAAGTTCAGCCGAACATCAGCAAGGAAAGCACACATCTGGTGGCCGTTAATGCCGGCACCTACAAGGTAAATGCCGCCAAGAAGGAGGTCAACATCAGAGTGGTCAATGCCAATTGGCTGTGGACCTGTGCCGAGCGTTGGGAACATGTAGAGGAGAAGCTGTTTCCATTGGATCGCAAAGTCCGCAATAAAGGCCGACAGCCGCCCGCCCATTGCCACAGTCCCGAACATGTGGTCAACTACAGCGAGAGATCGGAGATATCCCCGTCGAGCAGCAAGCAACAGGAGGAGCAGAGTGGAAACTTTCGGGAAACCCTAAATCCGTTGCTGGTATTATCAAATGCCGAGATTGCGGACATGAATAAAGACTACGATACGTTCTTCGAGTCTGATTCGTCCAGTGACGAAGGACCCGTCAACTTTG AAAATCCACCCATGGACAAGAAACTGCTGAAACGTAAGCGTGAGGACGAGAATTCGAATCGGGCCCACGATTTCTTTATGCGCACTGGAGATGTGATGATGGGAGCGCCGACTCTAGCTAACTTTGAGGAGGATGATCGCGAGCGCGATGACAATAACGAAGACGAagaggacgatgacgatgagatTCCAAGCGCTAAATTCCGACGAG GGGAGGAGCTGCCGTCAGATTTGGAAATTGGTTCGGACTCGAACAGTGAAAACAATCAagaggatgaggacgatgGCGAATGGAATATGATGGGAGCCGCTCTGGAGCGGGAGTTTCTGGGGCTGGAAGATTAA